One part of the Nocardioides zeae genome encodes these proteins:
- a CDS encoding ABC transporter ATP-binding protein, translating into MAGIQIKNIVKKYGDGFPAVNDVSIDIADGEFVILVGPSGCGKSTLLRMIVGLEDITSGDMIIGDKRVNDLAPRDRNLAMVFQNYALYPHLTVYENIAFPLRLAGASDSEVDAKVKEASKTLELDEHLQRKPGNLSGGQRQRVAMGRAIVRDADAFLFDEPLSNLDAKLRGQMRSEIARLQKKLGITTVYVTHDQTEAMTLGDRVAVLKRGVLQQLASPRELYENPGNLFVAGFIGSPPMNFLPAEVEGTSVKLPFGTVEIPADKAEKAAGKGLLIAGIRPEAFEDASLVDEARAGGSTFSGKVEFVEWLGSETYAYLPFEAPPEVQKQLEQLEKDLDGDSLRTQLVISLDGASRVREGDQAEIWVDTSKMHLFDPATGENLTVDLANAGRIPARESGVPA; encoded by the coding sequence GTGGCCGGCATCCAGATCAAGAACATCGTCAAGAAGTACGGCGACGGCTTCCCGGCCGTCAACGACGTCTCCATCGACATCGCGGACGGGGAGTTCGTCATCCTCGTCGGCCCGTCGGGCTGCGGGAAGTCGACGCTGCTGCGGATGATCGTGGGCCTGGAGGACATCACCTCCGGCGACATGATCATCGGCGACAAGCGCGTCAACGACCTCGCGCCGCGCGACCGCAACCTGGCGATGGTGTTCCAGAACTACGCGCTCTACCCGCACCTCACCGTCTACGAGAACATCGCGTTCCCGCTGCGGCTGGCCGGCGCCTCGGACTCCGAGGTCGACGCGAAGGTCAAGGAGGCGTCGAAGACGCTCGAGCTCGACGAGCACCTGCAGCGCAAGCCCGGCAACCTGTCCGGTGGTCAGCGCCAGCGGGTGGCGATGGGTCGCGCGATCGTGCGCGACGCCGACGCGTTCCTCTTCGACGAGCCGCTGTCGAACCTCGACGCCAAGCTCCGCGGCCAGATGCGCAGCGAGATCGCGCGGCTGCAGAAGAAGCTGGGCATCACGACGGTCTACGTGACGCACGACCAGACCGAGGCGATGACGCTCGGCGACCGCGTCGCGGTGCTCAAGCGGGGCGTGCTCCAGCAGCTCGCCTCGCCGCGGGAGCTCTACGAGAACCCGGGCAACCTGTTCGTCGCGGGCTTCATCGGGTCTCCCCCGATGAACTTCCTGCCGGCCGAGGTCGAGGGCACCAGCGTCAAGCTGCCCTTCGGCACGGTCGAGATCCCCGCGGACAAGGCCGAGAAGGCCGCCGGCAAGGGCCTGCTCATCGCGGGCATCCGGCCGGAGGCGTTCGAGGACGCGTCGCTCGTCGACGAGGCCCGCGCCGGTGGGTCGACGTTCTCCGGCAAGGTCGAGTTCGTCGAGTGGCTGGGCAGCGAGACCTACGCCTACCTGCCGTTCGAGGCGCCGCCGGAGGTCCAGAAGCAGCTCGAGCAGCTGGAGAAGGACCTCGACGGCGACTCGCTCCGCACGCAGCTGGTCATCAGCCTCGACGGCGCCAGCCGCGTCCGGGAGGGCGACCAGGCGGAGATCTGGGTCGACACGTCCAAGATGCACCTCTTCGACCCGGCGACCGGCGAGAACCTGACGGTCGACCTCGCCAACGCGGGCCGCATCCCGGCGCGCGAGTCGGGCGTCCCCGCTTGA
- the modA gene encoding molybdate ABC transporter substrate-binding protein — protein MNRPTLRTAAPVLLLALLPLAACGNDDDADAGSADGELSGSITVAAAASLTETFEELAEQFEAEHDGVEVDLVFDSSGTLADQAAEGAPGDVLATADLRSMERAADAQADEPVVFATNDLVLVTPADNPADVTGIDSLDGADVTYVVCVETAPCGGLAAEALAEAGVEREPASLEPDVKATLSRVVEDEADAGLVYRTDALAAGDDVQEIDLPERLTTEYPIVLLDQSRNAAVARAFIDFVLSTAGADVLTAAGFGTP, from the coding sequence GTGAACCGCCCGACCCTGCGCACCGCCGCCCCCGTCCTGCTCCTCGCCCTCCTCCCCCTCGCTGCCTGCGGCAACGACGACGACGCCGACGCGGGAAGCGCGGACGGTGAGCTGAGCGGCTCCATCACGGTCGCGGCCGCCGCCTCGCTCACCGAGACGTTCGAGGAGCTCGCCGAGCAGTTCGAGGCCGAGCACGACGGCGTCGAGGTGGACCTCGTGTTCGACTCCTCCGGCACGCTGGCCGACCAGGCGGCCGAGGGTGCGCCCGGCGACGTGCTCGCGACGGCCGACCTCCGCTCGATGGAGCGCGCCGCCGACGCGCAGGCCGACGAGCCCGTCGTCTTCGCGACCAACGACCTCGTGCTCGTCACGCCCGCGGACAACCCGGCCGACGTCACGGGCATCGACTCACTCGACGGCGCGGACGTCACCTACGTCGTCTGCGTCGAGACGGCGCCGTGCGGTGGTCTCGCCGCCGAGGCGCTGGCCGAGGCGGGGGTCGAGCGCGAGCCCGCGAGCCTCGAGCCCGACGTGAAGGCGACGCTGTCGCGCGTGGTGGAGGACGAGGCCGACGCCGGGCTCGTCTACCGCACCGACGCGCTGGCCGCGGGCGACGACGTGCAGGAGATCGACCTGCCCGAGCGGCTGACGACCGAGTACCCGATCGTCCTCCTCGACCAGAGCCGCAACGCGGCGGTGGCCCGGGCGTTCATCGACTTCGTGCTCTCGACCGCGGGCGCCGACGTGCTCACCGCGGCGGGGTTCGGCACGCCCTGA
- a CDS encoding TOBE domain-containing protein — protein MSQVDTYRVSEAAELLGVSDDTVRRWIDAGRLPARRDGGRTVVDGAELAAYLAAEADAPTDARARSVSARNRLPGIVTRVVADTVMAQVEMQCGPYRVVSLMSAEAAAELGLAPGARAVASVKSTTVVVERP, from the coding sequence ATGTCGCAGGTGGACACGTATCGCGTGAGCGAGGCCGCCGAGCTCCTGGGCGTCAGCGACGACACCGTGCGGCGCTGGATCGACGCCGGGCGCCTGCCCGCACGCCGCGACGGCGGGCGCACGGTCGTCGACGGGGCCGAGCTCGCGGCGTACCTCGCGGCGGAGGCGGACGCCCCCACCGACGCCCGGGCCCGCTCGGTCAGCGCCCGGAACCGGCTGCCGGGCATCGTGACGCGGGTCGTGGCCGACACCGTCATGGCCCAGGTCGAGATGCAGTGCGGCCCCTACCGCGTCGTCTCGCTCATGAGCGCCGAGGCCGCCGCCGAGCTGGGCCTCGCGCCCGGCGCCCGCGCCGTCGCGTCGGTGAAGTCGACCACCGTCGTCGTCGAGCGTCCCTGA
- a CDS encoding TOBE domain-containing protein: protein MVVLEDGRVAQTGTPAEVAAQPRTDHVARLVGLNLVTAADGASLLAFRPSAVTLSPTEPSGSARLRWAGQVSQLTPYGDGVRVGVRTPAGQDLIADVTAAAVAELLLRPGAPVWASTKETAVVRYPVEV, encoded by the coding sequence ATGGTGGTGCTCGAGGACGGTCGTGTCGCCCAGACGGGCACGCCCGCCGAGGTGGCGGCGCAGCCGCGCACCGACCACGTCGCGCGGCTCGTCGGGCTCAACCTCGTCACCGCCGCCGACGGCGCGAGCCTGCTGGCGTTCCGGCCCAGCGCGGTGACGCTGTCGCCCACCGAGCCCAGCGGGTCGGCCCGCCTGCGGTGGGCGGGGCAGGTGAGCCAGCTGACGCCGTACGGCGACGGTGTGCGCGTGGGGGTGCGCACGCCCGCCGGGCAGGACCTCATCGCGGACGTCACCGCGGCCGCGGTGGCGGAGCTGCTGCTCCGTCCGGGGGCTCCGGTGTGGGCGAGCACGAAGGAGACGGCGGTCGTGCGCTACCCCGTCGAGGTGTGA
- a CDS encoding carbohydrate ABC transporter permease: MGNTPLRKVGIVLGAALILVWCLLPVAWIISLSFKSQESVTNGSPGFFPSEGGFAGWDNYVAAWDNEQFRRAIFNSIGISLIATVLSVIVATLAAYAIARLEFKGKKLVLSTALAIAMFPVVSLVGPLFDMWRAIGLYDTWPGLIIPYMSFTLPLAIWTLAAFFREIPWEMEQAAQVDGATSWQAFRKVIVPLAAPGVFTAAILTFFFAWNDFVFGISLTSTEAARPIPASLSFFVGSDPFNRPASLLAAGAVIATLPIIVIVLAFQRKIVAGLTSGAVKG, encoded by the coding sequence ATGGGTAACACTCCGCTCCGCAAGGTCGGCATCGTGCTCGGTGCCGCGCTGATCCTCGTCTGGTGCCTGCTGCCGGTCGCGTGGATCATCTCGCTGTCCTTCAAGTCCCAGGAGTCCGTCACCAACGGCTCCCCCGGCTTCTTCCCGTCCGAGGGCGGGTTCGCCGGCTGGGACAACTACGTCGCGGCCTGGGACAACGAGCAGTTCCGTCGGGCGATCTTCAACTCGATCGGCATCTCGCTCATCGCGACGGTGCTCTCCGTCATCGTGGCCACGCTCGCGGCGTACGCGATCGCGCGGCTGGAGTTCAAGGGCAAGAAGCTCGTGCTGTCGACGGCGCTCGCCATCGCGATGTTCCCGGTGGTGTCGCTGGTCGGCCCGCTGTTCGACATGTGGCGGGCGATCGGGCTCTACGACACGTGGCCCGGCCTGATCATCCCCTACATGTCGTTCACGCTGCCGCTGGCGATCTGGACGCTGGCCGCCTTCTTCCGGGAGATCCCGTGGGAGATGGAGCAGGCGGCCCAGGTCGACGGCGCGACGTCGTGGCAGGCCTTCCGCAAGGTGATCGTGCCGCTGGCCGCCCCGGGCGTGTTCACGGCCGCGATCCTGACGTTCTTCTTCGCGTGGAACGACTTCGTGTTCGGCATCTCGCTGACCTCGACCGAGGCGGCGCGACCGATCCCGGCGTCCCTGTCGTTCTTCGTGGGGAGCGACCCGTTCAACCGGCCCGCGTCGCTGCTGGCCGCCGGTGCCGTCATCGCGACGCTGCCGATCATCGTCATCGTGCTGGCCTTCCAGCGCAAGATCGTCGCCGGTCTCACCTCCGGCGCAGTGAAGGGGTAA
- the glpX gene encoding class II fructose-bisphosphatase has product MATDPSVVTDLPAGLRVEPEAPDRNLALELVRVTEAAAMAAGRWVGRGDKNGADGVAVNAMRVMISSVGMNGVVVIGEGEKDDAPMLFNGEQVGNGTGPECDVAVDPIDGTTLTAKGMSNAIAVLAVAPRGSMYDPSAVFYMEKLVAGPDAADSVDIRLPVAENIARVAKSKKSAAEDVTVVLLDRPRHAQLAEEIRTTGARIKFISDGDVAGAIAAARSGSGVDLLLGIGGTPEGIIAACAMKSLGGIIQGRLWPTDDDERQRALDAGHNLDRDFVLGTDDLVQGDDCFFVATGITDGDLMKGVRYSGGGAITDSLVMRSRSGTIRQVTSEHRLSKLRAYSAIDFER; this is encoded by the coding sequence ATGGCGACTGACCCCTCCGTGGTGACCGACCTTCCCGCCGGACTGCGCGTCGAGCCGGAGGCGCCCGACCGCAACCTCGCGCTCGAGCTGGTCCGCGTCACCGAGGCGGCGGCCATGGCCGCCGGGCGCTGGGTCGGGCGGGGCGACAAGAACGGCGCCGACGGCGTCGCGGTCAACGCGATGCGCGTCATGATCTCCAGCGTCGGCATGAACGGCGTCGTCGTCATCGGCGAGGGCGAGAAGGACGACGCCCCGATGCTCTTCAACGGGGAGCAGGTCGGCAACGGCACCGGCCCCGAGTGCGACGTGGCCGTCGACCCGATCGACGGCACGACCCTCACGGCGAAGGGCATGTCCAACGCCATCGCCGTGCTGGCGGTCGCGCCCCGCGGCTCGATGTACGACCCCTCCGCCGTCTTCTACATGGAGAAGCTCGTCGCCGGCCCCGACGCCGCCGACTCCGTCGACATCCGCCTGCCCGTCGCGGAGAACATCGCCCGCGTCGCCAAGTCGAAGAAGTCGGCGGCCGAGGACGTCACCGTCGTGCTGCTCGACCGGCCGCGCCACGCGCAGCTCGCGGAGGAGATCCGCACGACGGGCGCGCGCATCAAGTTCATCTCCGACGGCGACGTCGCGGGCGCCATCGCCGCCGCGCGCTCCGGCTCGGGCGTCGACCTGCTGCTCGGCATCGGCGGCACGCCGGAGGGCATCATCGCGGCCTGCGCGATGAAGAGCCTCGGCGGCATCATCCAGGGCCGCCTCTGGCCCACCGACGACGACGAGCGCCAGCGTGCCCTCGACGCCGGTCACAACCTCGACCGCGACTTCGTGCTCGGCACGGACGACCTGGTCCAGGGCGACGACTGCTTCTTCGTGGCGACCGGCATCACCGACGGCGACCTCATGAAGGGCGTGCGCTACTCGGGCGGCGGGGCGATCACCGACTCGCTCGTCATGCGCTCGCGCAGCGGCACCATCCGCCAGGTCACCTCCGAGCACCGCCTCAGCAAGCTCCGGGCCTACTCGGCCATCGACTTCGAGCGCTGA
- a CDS encoding alpha/beta hydrolase — protein sequence MASSDRPSATDPEALLDGGLDAGLAPPQEERVGEGGLPPDLSPELAAVPRSEELFAPVRADVELCYQTYGDPDDPTVLLVMGLGGHLTWWPDRMCRMLALEGFHVVRYDNRDVGRSTRVRSRVGKASVVQAFLGRPVSVPYTMADLAEDGVLLLDHLGIDRAHVAGVSMGGMIAQTIAVDHPDRVLSLTSIMSTTGNRRVGWQHPRLLPSLLSPRRPDLESYVASTALMARLIGSPAYADTPEGIRARAVETHGRGVSGSGILRQMLAILTQPDRTRALGDLRIPVAVVHGKQDRMVHVSGGRATAAAVPGARLTLVEGMGHDLPAGLWPLFVDVISRTATRAG from the coding sequence ATGGCGAGCAGCGACCGTCCCAGCGCGACCGACCCCGAGGCCCTGCTGGACGGCGGCCTCGACGCCGGACTGGCGCCCCCGCAGGAGGAGCGCGTCGGCGAGGGCGGGCTGCCGCCCGACCTCTCGCCCGAGCTGGCCGCGGTGCCGCGGTCGGAGGAGCTGTTCGCGCCGGTCCGGGCCGACGTCGAGCTCTGCTACCAGACCTACGGCGACCCGGACGACCCGACGGTGCTCCTCGTGATGGGGCTGGGCGGCCACCTCACCTGGTGGCCCGACCGGATGTGCCGGATGCTCGCGCTCGAGGGCTTCCACGTCGTCCGCTACGACAACCGCGACGTCGGACGGTCCACCCGCGTCCGCTCCCGCGTGGGCAAGGCCAGCGTGGTGCAGGCGTTCCTCGGGCGGCCGGTCTCCGTGCCGTACACCATGGCCGACCTCGCCGAGGACGGCGTGCTCCTCCTCGACCACCTCGGCATCGACCGCGCGCACGTCGCGGGCGTGTCGATGGGCGGCATGATCGCCCAGACCATCGCCGTCGACCACCCCGACCGCGTGCTGTCCCTGACGTCGATCATGTCGACGACCGGCAACCGTCGCGTGGGCTGGCAGCACCCCCGGCTCCTCCCGTCCCTGCTGTCGCCGCGGCGCCCCGACCTGGAGTCGTACGTCGCGAGCACCGCCCTCATGGCCCGCCTCATCGGCTCGCCGGCCTACGCGGACACGCCCGAGGGGATCCGGGCCCGCGCCGTGGAGACCCACGGTCGCGGCGTGAGCGGGAGCGGCATCCTGCGGCAGATGCTGGCGATCCTCACGCAGCCCGACCGCACGCGCGCGCTCGGCGACCTGCGCATCCCGGTCGCGGTCGTCCACGGCAAGCAGGACCGGATGGTCCACGTCTCGGGCGGTCGCGCCACCGCCGCCGCCGTCCCCGGCGCCCGCCTCACCCTCGTCGAGGGCATGGGCCACGACCTCCCCGCCGGTCTCTGGCCGCTCTTCGTGGACGTGATTAGCCGCACCGCCACCCGGGCAGGGTGA
- a CDS encoding extracellular solute-binding protein, whose product MGDPQGRVAGSVVRRVGIGAALVLAAGTLSACSSDGKPTLNWYINPDGQATLTSLAERCSTDDYDIAIQLLPTGATDQRTQLARRLAANDSSTDLMSLDPVFVAEFANAGWLAEFEGDAADAVVDDDVLSGPADTVQWDDKVYAAPQWANTQVLWYRQSLAEQAGIADALQDGTATWSQVIEAASENGATVGVQADRYEAYMVWINSLVQGAGGDIVSDTEAGVDAQVDIDSDAGRAAAAVVQQLADSPAAQSDLSVSREGTSLGAMYGDGPGEFMTNWTFVYKNYEGTVSEEEFADLAWARYPRTVEGEESAPPVGGIDIGVGAFSEHPDWALEAAQCVTDPEAQLQLAVNDGLMPARASVYEEQELVDAYDAGLLDLYRESIEAGGTRPKSAFYNQISGAVQSTWHPPASVDPEKTPRESAEFIRDVLQGKALL is encoded by the coding sequence ATGGGTGACCCCCAAGGGCGTGTGGCGGGCTCCGTGGTGAGGAGGGTCGGCATCGGTGCCGCCCTCGTGCTCGCCGCGGGCACGCTCTCCGCCTGTAGCAGCGACGGGAAGCCGACGCTGAACTGGTACATCAACCCCGACGGTCAGGCCACGCTCACGTCACTGGCGGAGCGGTGCAGCACCGACGACTACGACATCGCGATCCAGCTCCTCCCCACGGGTGCCACCGACCAGCGCACCCAGCTCGCCCGGCGGCTCGCGGCCAACGACTCGTCCACCGACCTCATGAGCCTCGACCCGGTGTTCGTCGCGGAGTTCGCCAACGCCGGCTGGCTCGCGGAGTTCGAGGGCGACGCGGCCGACGCCGTCGTCGACGACGACGTGCTGTCGGGCCCCGCCGACACGGTGCAGTGGGACGACAAGGTCTACGCGGCGCCGCAGTGGGCCAACACGCAGGTGCTCTGGTACCGCCAGTCGCTCGCCGAGCAGGCCGGCATCGCCGACGCCCTGCAGGACGGCACGGCCACGTGGTCGCAGGTCATCGAGGCGGCCTCCGAGAACGGTGCGACCGTCGGTGTCCAGGCGGACCGCTACGAGGCCTACATGGTGTGGATCAACTCGCTCGTCCAGGGCGCCGGCGGCGACATCGTCAGCGACACCGAGGCGGGCGTCGACGCGCAGGTCGACATCGACTCCGACGCGGGTCGTGCCGCCGCCGCGGTCGTCCAGCAGCTCGCCGACTCCCCCGCCGCGCAGTCCGACCTCTCCGTCTCGCGCGAGGGCACCTCGCTGGGTGCGATGTACGGCGACGGCCCCGGCGAGTTCATGACGAACTGGACGTTCGTCTACAAGAACTACGAGGGCACGGTCTCCGAGGAGGAGTTCGCCGACCTCGCCTGGGCGCGCTACCCGCGCACCGTCGAGGGCGAGGAGTCCGCTCCCCCGGTCGGCGGCATCGACATCGGCGTCGGCGCCTTCAGCGAGCACCCCGACTGGGCGCTCGAGGCCGCGCAGTGCGTCACCGACCCCGAGGCGCAGCTGCAGCTCGCCGTCAACGACGGCCTCATGCCGGCCCGGGCCTCGGTCTACGAGGAGCAGGAGCTCGTGGACGCATACGACGCGGGTCTGCTCGACCTCTACCGCGAGAGCATCGAGGCGGGCGGCACCCGACCGAAGAGCGCGTTCTACAACCAGATCTCGGGAGCGGTGCAGAGCACGTGGCACCCGCCGGCCTCGGTGGATCCCGAGAAGACGCCGCGCGAGTCGGCCGAGTTCATCCGTGACGTCCTGCAGGGGAAGGCACTGCTGTGA
- a CDS encoding DUF1707 SHOCT-like domain-containing protein, translated as MTTDPSQLRISDADRHKVAELLQGAAGEGRLETDELEERLEATYAAKVYADLVPIVADIPGEAPTSPGTPVVPYGVSGAPTRPAPVSFEKAAAGSAVPVVHYPSSVAIMGGVERKGVWEIGATHSVFTLMGGAEIDLREARFAQREVTIHANTCMGGVEITVNAWTHVIVDGVGIMGGFAQDRDRVEAQLDQNSPIVRVKGVALMGGVSVVRKPMPGERKRKRKPLGGR; from the coding sequence ATGACGACCGACCCGTCGCAGCTGCGCATCTCCGACGCTGACCGGCACAAGGTGGCCGAGCTGCTCCAGGGGGCCGCCGGTGAGGGGCGTCTCGAGACCGACGAGCTCGAGGAGCGGCTCGAGGCGACCTACGCGGCGAAGGTCTACGCGGACCTCGTGCCGATCGTGGCCGACATCCCCGGCGAGGCGCCGACCTCGCCGGGGACGCCGGTGGTGCCCTACGGCGTGTCGGGGGCTCCGACGCGTCCGGCGCCGGTCTCGTTCGAGAAGGCTGCGGCGGGGTCGGCGGTGCCCGTCGTCCACTACCCCTCGAGCGTGGCCATCATGGGCGGCGTCGAGCGCAAGGGGGTCTGGGAGATCGGGGCCACGCACTCGGTCTTCACGCTGATGGGTGGCGCGGAGATCGACCTGCGCGAGGCGAGGTTCGCGCAGCGCGAGGTCACCATCCACGCGAACACGTGCATGGGCGGCGTCGAGATCACGGTGAACGCCTGGACCCACGTCATCGTCGACGGCGTCGGCATCATGGGCGGCTTCGCGCAGGACCGTGACCGCGTCGAGGCGCAGCTCGACCAGAACTCGCCGATCGTGCGGGTCAAGGGCGTCGCGCTCATGGGCGGCGTCTCCGTCGTCCGCAAGCCCATGCCCGGCGAGCGCAAGCGGAAGCGGAAACCGCTCGGCGGCCGCTGA
- a CDS encoding carbohydrate ABC transporter permease — translation MSSTTTAPAGVAKTPKSKKAGAGAASDRSVAENRLGMKLVAPALVVMLFVTAFPMLQALWLSLSNYALTAPDDRSFVGAQNYVTALSDPLFWRTMLVTVGIMVVTVFFELVIGFVFALVMHRVIFARGIIRTSILIPYGVITVVSGFAWQFAFSSTNGFVNAWLPFVEDNFNWFGEQFPALFAICVSEIWKTTPFMSLLLLAGLAQVSEDMIEAAKVDGATWWQRMWKVILPNMRAAIMVAILFRALDAFRIFDNIFVMTGGAVNTESVSFLTYRQVIEQFQIGMGSALSVLLFLSVLVIAFGIVKLFRVDLAAARQEG, via the coding sequence GTGAGCTCGACGACGACCGCACCCGCCGGGGTCGCGAAGACCCCGAAGTCCAAGAAGGCCGGGGCGGGGGCCGCCAGCGACCGCTCGGTCGCCGAGAACCGTCTCGGCATGAAGCTGGTCGCACCGGCCCTCGTGGTGATGCTGTTCGTCACCGCGTTCCCGATGCTCCAGGCCCTCTGGCTGTCCCTGTCCAACTACGCGCTCACCGCACCTGACGACCGCTCCTTCGTCGGCGCGCAGAACTACGTCACCGCGCTGAGCGACCCGCTGTTCTGGCGCACGATGCTGGTGACCGTCGGGATCATGGTCGTGACGGTGTTCTTCGAGCTCGTCATCGGGTTCGTGTTCGCCCTGGTGATGCACCGCGTGATCTTCGCGCGCGGCATCATCCGCACCTCGATCCTCATCCCCTACGGCGTGATCACCGTGGTGTCGGGCTTCGCCTGGCAGTTCGCGTTCTCCTCGACCAACGGCTTCGTCAACGCCTGGCTGCCGTTCGTCGAGGACAACTTCAACTGGTTCGGGGAGCAGTTCCCGGCCCTGTTCGCCATCTGCGTCTCCGAGATCTGGAAGACGACCCCGTTCATGTCGCTGCTGCTCCTCGCGGGTCTCGCGCAGGTCAGCGAGGACATGATCGAGGCCGCGAAGGTCGACGGCGCCACCTGGTGGCAGCGCATGTGGAAGGTGATCCTGCCGAACATGCGGGCCGCGATCATGGTCGCGATCCTGTTCCGCGCGCTCGACGCGTTCCGCATCTTCGACAACATCTTCGTGATGACGGGCGGTGCGGTGAACACCGAGTCCGTCTCGTTCCTCACCTACCGCCAGGTGATCGAGCAGTTCCAGATCGGCATGGGGTCCGCGCTGTCGGTGCTCCTGTTCCTCTCGGTGCTCGTCATCGCCTTCGGCATCGTCAAGCTGTTCCGTGTCGACCTGGCCGCGGCCCGGCAGGAGGGATGA
- a CDS encoding DUF4245 family protein: MSQTSPPAGRPGRYNRSFSGLVVSMVVLVLAVVAFVVVRDFVRSDPDMPVVEVDYVEAVRAGQEAGFPVVYPPSLPDGWVATSALFPLGPNPEWTLGILVDGDDFVGVKVVRGDSGAVLDRVLGDPYDVDGSIDVPNDDPLLSGDWSAASEGKDEALYTQAEVAVAGPEGETAAPGAEPQTETAVVVVYGTVGEDRLVDFARTLTSATLPAR, encoded by the coding sequence GTGTCGCAGACGTCCCCGCCCGCCGGTCGGCCCGGTCGCTACAACCGCAGCTTCAGCGGCCTTGTCGTCTCCATGGTCGTGCTGGTCCTGGCGGTCGTCGCCTTCGTGGTCGTGCGCGACTTCGTGCGCTCCGACCCGGACATGCCGGTCGTCGAGGTCGACTACGTCGAGGCCGTGCGGGCCGGGCAGGAGGCGGGCTTCCCGGTCGTCTACCCGCCCTCGCTGCCGGACGGCTGGGTCGCCACGTCGGCCCTCTTCCCGCTCGGCCCCAACCCCGAGTGGACGCTCGGGATCCTCGTGGACGGCGACGACTTCGTCGGCGTCAAGGTCGTGCGGGGCGACTCCGGCGCCGTCCTCGACCGGGTGCTGGGCGACCCCTACGACGTCGACGGCAGCATCGACGTCCCCAACGACGACCCCCTGCTGTCCGGCGACTGGTCGGCGGCGAGCGAGGGCAAGGACGAGGCGCTCTACACCCAGGCCGAGGTCGCCGTGGCCGGGCCGGAGGGGGAGACGGCCGCACCCGGCGCCGAGCCGCAGACCGAGACCGCCGTGGTCGTGGTCTACGGGACGGTCGGTGAGGACCGGCTCGTCGACTTCGCCCGCACGCTGACCTCCGCGACGCTGCCCGCGCGCTGA
- a CDS encoding glycerophosphodiester phosphodiesterase yields the protein MTSRTPSSPRALTVALTSAVATCLGAGLLAPAAATASPASPAAPVVTGDRGPGPGHGHGHGHHAQPEVIAHRGASGYRPEHTLAAYELAVAQGADLIEPDVVATKDGVLVARHENEISGTTDVADHPELADRRTTKVIDGRAVTGWFTEDLTLAELRTLRAVERLPQVRPGNTAYDGLHPVPTLEEVLDLAAELSEETGREIGVAPETKHPTYFDSIGLSLEEPLVELLDARGLDDERDPVVVQSFEVGNLRELDELTDVRLVQLVDAAGAPYDLVAAGSDVTYDDLLTRSGLRAVARYADQLAPHKDRVLPRDPATGATGRPSGVVRDAHRAGLEVVVWTLRAENQFMATNFRVGTDPAAHGDLAAEATAFLDAGVDVLFADHPDVVVAARDAWVDERRPGRGHGR from the coding sequence ATGACCTCTCGGACCCCGTCGTCACCCCGCGCCCTCACCGTCGCGCTCACCTCCGCCGTCGCGACCTGCCTCGGCGCCGGTCTCCTCGCCCCGGCCGCCGCTACGGCGAGCCCGGCGAGCCCGGCCGCCCCCGTCGTCACCGGCGACCGTGGACCCGGTCCCGGCCACGGCCACGGCCACGGGCACCACGCGCAGCCCGAGGTGATCGCCCACCGCGGCGCGTCGGGGTACCGGCCCGAGCACACGCTCGCGGCGTACGAGCTCGCGGTCGCGCAGGGCGCCGACCTGATCGAGCCCGACGTCGTGGCGACGAAGGACGGGGTGCTGGTCGCCCGTCACGAGAACGAGATCTCCGGCACCACCGACGTCGCCGACCACCCCGAGCTCGCCGACCGCCGCACGACCAAGGTGATCGACGGCCGCGCCGTCACCGGCTGGTTCACCGAGGACCTCACCCTCGCCGAGCTGCGCACGCTGCGCGCCGTGGAGCGGCTGCCGCAGGTGCGGCCGGGGAACACGGCGTACGACGGGCTCCACCCCGTCCCGACCCTGGAGGAGGTGCTGGACCTCGCCGCCGAGCTGTCCGAGGAGACGGGCCGCGAGATCGGCGTCGCCCCCGAGACGAAGCACCCCACCTACTTCGACTCGATCGGGCTCAGCCTGGAGGAGCCGTTGGTGGAGCTGCTCGACGCCCGCGGCCTCGACGACGAGCGCGACCCGGTGGTCGTGCAGTCCTTCGAGGTCGGCAACCTCCGGGAGCTCGACGAGCTCACCGACGTGCGGCTCGTGCAGCTGGTGGACGCCGCGGGCGCGCCGTACGACCTCGTGGCCGCCGGCAGCGACGTCACCTACGACGACCTGCTGACGCGGAGCGGCCTGCGGGCGGTCGCGCGGTACGCCGACCAGCTCGCCCCGCACAAGGACCGGGTGCTGCCCCGGGACCCGGCCACCGGCGCCACCGGCCGACCCAGCGGCGTCGTGCGCGACGCCCACCGCGCCGGGCTCGAGGTCGTCGTGTGGACCCTGCGCGCGGAGAACCAGTTCATGGCGACGAACTTCCGCGTCGGGACCGACCCCGCCGCGCACGGTGACCTGGCCGCCGAGGCCACGGCGTTCCTCGACGCCGGCGTCGACGTGCTGTTCGCCGACCACCCGGACGTCGTCGTCGCGGCACGCGACGCGTGGGTCGACGAGCGGCGTCCGGGACGCGGCCACGGTCGCTGA